The Ruminococcus bovis genome includes a region encoding these proteins:
- a CDS encoding acylneuraminate cytidylyltransferase family protein yields the protein MKTVAFIPIKMNNERTPGKNTKRFYNGKCILEIIQETLMEVKGLDEVYVFCSNDAIKEYIIDGVKFLKRPEFLDTKTATPNDIINEFMKLVDADIYMVSHATSPFVSVEHFEECINAVVSGEYDSSFTAEKIQKLLWTKNNTPFNFDPENVPRTQDLEPIFDEVSAAYVFAKETFLKYNRRIGINPHLTIVSGVECVDIDYPEDLQIAEAVYKEIINKEQ from the coding sequence ATGAAAACAGTAGCATTTATTCCGATAAAAATGAATAATGAGAGAACACCGGGTAAAAACACTAAGCGTTTTTATAATGGAAAGTGTATTCTTGAGATTATTCAGGAAACACTTATGGAAGTTAAAGGATTAGATGAAGTCTATGTATTTTGTAGCAATGATGCTATTAAAGAATATATAATTGACGGTGTTAAATTCTTAAAAAGACCTGAATTTTTAGATACAAAAACAGCTACTCCTAATGATATTATCAATGAATTTATGAAGTTGGTAGATGCTGATATATATATGGTTTCTCATGCAACTTCACCATTTGTTTCTGTAGAACATTTTGAAGAATGTATCAATGCAGTTGTGTCCGGTGAATATGACTCATCATTTACAGCAGAAAAAATTCAAAAGTTATTATGGACAAAGAATAATACACCATTTAACTTTGATCCGGAAAATGTACCTAGAACACAAGATCTTGAGCCTATATTTGATGAAGTATCTGCTGCATATGTGTTTGCTAAAGAAACATTTTTAAAGTATAATAGAAGAATAGGCATTAACCCACATCTTACTATTGTTTCAGGTGTGGAATGTGTGGATATAGATTATCCTGAAGATTTACAGATAGCTGAAGCTGTCTATAAAGAAATTATTAACAAGGAACAGTGA
- a CDS encoding RNA polymerase sigma factor, whose amino-acid sequence MDQRFGYKPSVGKHSDKVYKHSEKGFIFDDNLIEEVVNTYSDMVYRIALNILCNREDANDVMQDVFLRLVRSKSKIKSKEHIKHWLIKVSINCSKSKATESYKKNTVSISEISESSISCTNEIDETISSVMKLPEKYKVPIHLYYYQQLTVDEISKALGITKSGVRSRLSRGRNMLKEILEKEDNNE is encoded by the coding sequence GTGGACCAAAGATTTGGATATAAACCTAGTGTTGGTAAACACAGTGACAAGGTTTATAAACACAGTGAAAAAGGTTTTATTTTTGATGACAATTTAATAGAAGAAGTTGTCAATACATATTCAGATATGGTTTACAGAATTGCCCTTAATATATTATGTAATAGAGAAGATGCAAACGATGTGATGCAAGATGTTTTCTTGCGATTAGTTAGGAGCAAAAGCAAAATTAAAAGCAAAGAACATATAAAGCATTGGTTGATTAAGGTATCAATTAATTGTAGCAAAAGTAAAGCAACTGAAAGTTATAAGAAAAATACAGTGTCTATCAGCGAAATTTCAGAAAGTTCAATAAGTTGTACTAATGAGATTGATGAAACCATAAGCAGTGTAATGAAGTTACCTGAAAAGTATAAAGTACCTATCCACCTGTATTATTATCAACAACTGACTGTTGATGAAATATCAAAAGCCTTAGGTATTACCAAGTCTGGTGTTAGGTCAAGGTTGTCTCGTGGTAGAAATATGTTGAAAGAAATTTTAGAAAAGGAGGATAATAATGAGTAA
- a CDS encoding O-fucosyltransferase family protein, producing MLSSLIKCVLGAIPYNSFLKIYPKLCKTKLVDFVNEVYSDRFFNSSDLFLDTKNYLINKKYCNKVCLIKSGVWEYQLANFCFLKDMLEIFVWCVEKGYIPVVDIYPRNSDYYSDNTRLWDMFFKQPKEDMFNTMNISKKVICPIKKSPIRAKFSDVKDSKKIEFWHSMLNEFVVYDDKVQEYFDKEYNNLILDKSVVACVLRSTDYKKTKPKGHPIQPSIEEVFEKIHNVMDEFNVEYIYIATEDKLIADRFHEEFPNKVIENKRHYFNEKFDENNLERVSQVHFNRENDDYLKMLEYMSSINIVSKCDYLVTGLSGGSEMAIYRNGNRYKYSYIFDKGVY from the coding sequence ATGTTGAGTAGTTTAATTAAATGTGTTTTGGGAGCAATCCCTTATAACAGCTTTTTAAAGATTTATCCAAAGTTATGTAAAACTAAGTTAGTGGATTTTGTTAATGAAGTATATTCTGATAGATTTTTTAATAGTTCCGATTTGTTTTTAGATACTAAGAATTATTTAATAAATAAGAAATATTGTAATAAAGTATGTTTGATTAAAAGTGGCGTTTGGGAATATCAATTAGCTAATTTTTGCTTTCTTAAAGATATGCTGGAAATTTTTGTTTGGTGTGTAGAAAAAGGCTATATTCCTGTTGTGGATATTTATCCTAGAAACAGTGATTATTATAGTGACAATACTAGATTATGGGATATGTTTTTTAAGCAGCCAAAGGAGGATATGTTCAATACAATGAACATATCCAAAAAAGTTATATGTCCAATCAAAAAATCTCCTATTAGAGCAAAATTTAGTGATGTAAAAGATTCAAAGAAAATTGAGTTTTGGCATAGTATGTTGAATGAATTTGTTGTTTATGATGACAAGGTACAGGAGTATTTTGACAAGGAATATAACAATTTGATTCTTGATAAAAGTGTTGTGGCTTGTGTTTTGAGAAGTACAGATTACAAAAAAACAAAACCAAAAGGTCACCCTATTCAACCATCAATTGAAGAAGTCTTTGAAAAGATACACAATGTTATGGATGAATTTAATGTTGAATATATTTATATAGCAACAGAAGATAAGTTAATAGCAGATAGATTTCATGAAGAGTTTCCAAATAAAGTTATTGAGAATAAAAGACATTATTTTAATGAAAAGTTCGATGAAAACAATTTAGAAAGAGTATCCCAAGTACATTTTAATAGAGAAAATGACGATTACTTAAAAATGTTAGAATATATGTCATCTATAAATATAGTAAGTAAATGTGATTATCTTGTAACCGGATTAAGTGGTGGTAGCGAAATGGCTATTTATCGTAATGGTAATCGGTATAAATATAGTTACATATTTGATAAAGGTGTGTATTAA
- a CDS encoding aldolase catalytic domain-containing protein — protein MSNHHAKLLDCTLRDGAYLIDKKFGNDTINGMIHGLLEAKIDIIEMGFLQNEGFGEGKTVYLNGADAEKFVPKDKQGTLFTVLADYSRYSVSNLDQYTGKSFDAVRACFFKKERKDVIDFCKTIKKKGYKVFVQPVDILGYTDKEIIDLIEDINEVEPYCFSIVDTFGSMYVEDLQRVFSLIDHNLVASSRIGFHSHNNMQMSNALSQEFLRMSYGLRKVVVDTTVSGMGRGAGNTPTELVAEYMVKKLGYSYDIDALLDIIDNYMDNIKTKCSWGYSTSFFIAGCYSAHVNNIDYLTKKSSIRSKDIRYILNKIGAVPRKRYHYDLLEQTYIDYLNSEVDDEDTVKSLKKVFSGKDVVIIAPGKSVEDERERIESYIDKLSNPLVVSINFIPEGLNVDYVYFGNVRRYSYWKQNEKFNETKKIVVSNITQKVSGDDYLVSFNRLNKCGWEYMENSTIMLIRLLDQLNVASVGIAGMDGYSTSNSSQENYANDKLELSNVKENPEQLNKDISSMLEDFLYTKESNMKISFITKSKFSYVLEK, from the coding sequence ATGAGTAATCATCATGCAAAATTATTGGATTGTACATTAAGAGATGGAGCATATTTAATAGACAAGAAATTTGGAAATGATACAATCAACGGTATGATTCATGGATTGTTAGAGGCAAAGATTGATATTATTGAAATGGGCTTTTTACAGAATGAAGGCTTTGGAGAAGGCAAAACTGTTTATTTAAATGGTGCGGATGCTGAGAAATTTGTACCGAAAGATAAGCAGGGTACTTTGTTTACTGTTTTGGCAGATTATAGTAGATATTCTGTAAGCAATCTGGACCAATATACCGGTAAGTCTTTTGATGCTGTTCGTGCATGTTTCTTCAAAAAAGAAAGAAAAGATGTAATTGATTTTTGCAAAACTATTAAGAAAAAAGGCTACAAAGTGTTTGTTCAGCCGGTTGATATTCTAGGTTATACAGATAAAGAAATAATTGACCTTATTGAAGACATCAATGAAGTTGAGCCTTATTGTTTTTCCATTGTAGATACATTTGGTTCAATGTATGTTGAAGATTTGCAAAGAGTGTTTAGTTTAATTGACCATAATCTTGTGGCATCTAGTAGAATTGGATTCCATTCTCATAACAATATGCAAATGTCAAATGCTTTATCACAGGAATTCTTGAGAATGAGTTACGGATTGAGAAAGGTTGTTGTTGATACCACTGTTTCCGGTATGGGCAGAGGTGCCGGTAATACACCTACTGAACTTGTCGCTGAATATATGGTTAAAAAATTAGGCTATTCCTATGATATTGATGCTTTGTTGGATATTATTGATAACTATATGGATAATATTAAGACAAAGTGTTCATGGGGTTATTCAACTTCATTTTTCATTGCCGGATGTTACAGTGCACATGTCAACAATATTGACTATTTAACTAAGAAAAGCAGTATTCGTTCAAAGGATATAAGATACATATTAAACAAAATCGGAGCTGTTCCAAGAAAGCGTTATCATTATGACTTACTTGAGCAAACATATATTGATTATCTTAACTCTGAAGTTGATGATGAAGATACCGTAAAATCTTTAAAGAAAGTTTTCTCAGGTAAAGATGTTGTGATTATAGCTCCCGGTAAATCTGTCGAAGATGAGAGAGAGCGTATTGAAAGTTATATTGATAAATTAAGTAATCCTTTGGTTGTATCTATCAATTTTATTCCTGAGGGTTTAAATGTTGATTATGTTTATTTCGGAAATGTTAGACGATATAGTTATTGGAAACAAAACGAAAAGTTCAATGAAACAAAAAAGATTGTTGTTTCTAATATTACCCAAAAAGTATCCGGTGATGATTATTTAGTTTCTTTTAACAGACTTAATAAGTGTGGTTGGGAATATATGGAGAACTCAACTATAATGCTTATTAGACTTTTGGACCAACTTAATGTTGCTTCAGTAGGAATTGCCGGTATGGATGGATACAGTACAAGTAATTCAAGTCAAGAAAATTATGCAAATGATAAGTTGGAATTATCTAATGTTAAAGAAAACCCTGAGCAATTAAACAAGGATATTTCCTCTATGTTGGAGGATTTCTTATATACAAAAGAAAGCAATATGAAAATTAGCTTTATTACAAAGTCAAAATTTTCATATGTGTTAGAGAAGTAG
- a CDS encoding KdsC family phosphatase, whose translation MNEKLNDIKMIVMDVDGTLTDGKIYLGNNGEEFKAFDVHDGYILAKCQEYGYITAIITGKNSKIVEKRASDLRINEVYQGVTDKISVLKSLADKYNLSNSNIAYIGDDLNDMDCINYVAFSGCPADSIDEVKKSVNYVCKHNGGKGAVREFVDYLIFYLI comes from the coding sequence ATGAATGAAAAGTTAAATGATATAAAAATGATAGTTATGGATGTTGACGGTACCCTTACAGATGGTAAAATCTATCTTGGAAATAATGGAGAAGAATTTAAAGCCTTTGATGTTCATGATGGTTACATACTTGCTAAATGTCAAGAATATGGATATATAACAGCAATAATTACTGGCAAAAATTCAAAAATTGTAGAGAAAAGGGCTAGTGATTTAAGAATTAATGAGGTTTATCAAGGTGTAACTGATAAAATATCAGTTTTAAAAAGTCTTGCAGATAAATATAATTTATCAAATAGTAACATTGCATATATTGGTGATGATCTAAATGATATGGATTGTATAAACTATGTTGCTTTTTCCGGATGTCCGGCAGATTCTATTGATGAAGTTAAAAAATCTGTTAATTATGTTTGTAAACATAATGGAGGGAAAGGTGCAGTGAGGGAATTTGTTGATTATTTAATTTTCTATTTGATTTAG
- a CDS encoding KpsF/GutQ family sugar-phosphate isomerase has protein sequence MVTIPFAIHTGLIDFSIKSIFYAMLGSVNEIAAMELVKNSLDSRFEDIVKLICECKGKVVITGMGKPGHIGTKIAATMASLGTPSFFLHPAEALHGDLGMIDKKDVVIAISFSGESEEVTRLIPSLKLIGATLVGISGNPTSTLISCSDYSFVFPPFKEACAMNLAPTSSTTVALAFGDALAVCASKIYGFNEKNFALFHPAGALGKKLITRVKDLMKTDEENSVVCSGTLLKDAIVVMSKKALGVVNIVDDKKLLGIFTDGDLRRALSKEIDVYNIVIDELMVKTPTTVSSNMMAIEALKIMIDKSISVLPVVDDDNFVGTITINHITGAGIVL, from the coding sequence ATGGTAACAATACCATTTGCTATCCATACCGGATTAATAGATTTTAGTATCAAAAGCATATTCTATGCTATGTTAGGATCTGTAAATGAGATTGCTGCTATGGAGTTAGTTAAAAATTCTCTTGATAGTAGGTTTGAAGATATTGTTAAACTTATTTGTGAATGTAAGGGCAAAGTTGTGATAACCGGTATGGGTAAACCGGGACATATAGGAACAAAAATAGCTGCGACTATGGCTAGTTTGGGAACTCCATCGTTTTTCTTGCATCCTGCTGAGGCCCTTCATGGTGATTTAGGTATGATTGACAAAAAAGATGTAGTGATTGCAATATCTTTTTCTGGTGAAAGTGAAGAAGTTACAAGACTTATACCAAGTTTAAAGCTGATAGGTGCTACACTTGTTGGTATTTCAGGAAACCCAACAAGTACACTTATTAGTTGTAGTGATTATTCATTTGTTTTTCCTCCTTTTAAGGAAGCTTGTGCTATGAATTTAGCCCCAACTTCCAGCACAACTGTTGCACTTGCATTTGGTGATGCATTGGCCGTTTGTGCTTCAAAAATCTATGGTTTTAATGAGAAAAATTTTGCTCTATTTCATCCTGCTGGTGCTCTTGGAAAGAAGTTAATAACTAGAGTAAAAGATTTAATGAAAACAGATGAGGAAAATTCAGTAGTTTGTAGTGGTACACTACTAAAGGATGCCATTGTTGTTATGAGTAAGAAAGCATTGGGTGTTGTTAACATTGTTGATGATAAAAAACTTTTAGGTATATTTACTGATGGCGACTTGAGAAGAGCTTTATCAAAAGAAATTGATGTTTATAATATTGTTATTGATGAATTGATGGTTAAAACACCTACAACTGTTTCATCAAATATGATGGCAATCGAAGCATTAAAAATTATGATAGATAAAAGTATATCTGTATTACCTGTTGTAGATGATGATAATTTTGTTGGTACAATTACTATTAATCACATTACAGGTGCAGGCATTGTTCTTTAA
- a CDS encoding KdsC family phosphatase: MDYSKIKFLFLDVDGTLTDGKIYMSDSGELFKAFDAKDGCGIKDILPKLGIKPVIITARSSNILLNRCKELSIDMIFQNTRDKVGKIKEIMDKYGYSLNSEGVYEEAAYMGDDILDIPPMMLCKVRACPANAVNKVKECCNFISTKNGGDGAVRELIEDMLGYDFG; the protein is encoded by the coding sequence ATGGATTATAGTAAAATTAAATTTCTTTTTCTTGATGTTGATGGAACATTAACTGACGGAAAGATTTATATGTCTGATTCCGGTGAATTATTTAAGGCTTTTGATGCTAAAGATGGATGTGGAATTAAGGATATTCTTCCTAAATTAGGTATAAAGCCTGTGATTATAACAGCCAGAAGTTCAAATATTTTGCTTAATAGATGTAAAGAATTAAGCATAGATATGATATTTCAAAACACCCGAGATAAAGTAGGCAAAATCAAGGAAATTATGGATAAGTATGGATATTCACTGAATTCAGAAGGTGTTTATGAAGAGGCTGCCTATATGGGTGATGATATTTTGGATATTCCACCTATGATGTTGTGTAAGGTTAGAGCTTGTCCTGCTAATGCAGTAAACAAGGTAAAAGAGTGTTGTAATTTTATTTCTACAAAAAATGGTGGAGATGGTGCAGTACGAGAATTAATTGAGGATATGTTAGGGTATGATTTTGGATAA
- a CDS encoding 6-hydroxymethylpterin diphosphokinase MptE-like protein, producing the protein MNPLKSIVARYQGYILTNIQKSKYGKKLREIKNSHKGERCFVVANGPSLTSDDLEKIYQNNEYSFGMNRIYKMFDETNWRPSFYVCEDINIFNESIDEINNIPSKLKFIPLNLHFYNNIDIDGAYYFKANYDRNKDYPHSFSTEIDVQMDSRGTVTFTCINIAAYMGFKDIYLVGVDHNYHITINESGETIVDDNAKDYFCDDYDNDIKDIVSHDMGQNTRAYRDAKAACDSLGINVFNATRGGKLEVFVRKNLDEVFKEIEDSKK; encoded by the coding sequence ATGAATCCATTAAAATCAATTGTTGCTAGATATCAAGGGTATATATTAACAAATATACAAAAAAGTAAGTATGGAAAAAAGCTAAGAGAAATTAAAAATTCTCACAAAGGAGAGAGATGTTTCGTAGTTGCTAATGGTCCTAGTTTAACTAGTGATGATCTAGAAAAAATATATCAAAATAATGAATATTCTTTTGGTATGAATAGAATTTATAAGATGTTTGATGAGACTAATTGGAGGCCATCCTTTTACGTTTGTGAGGATATCAATATTTTCAATGAAAGCATTGATGAGATAAATAATATTCCATCAAAATTGAAATTTATTCCTTTAAATTTACATTTTTACAATAATATAGACATTGATGGTGCATACTATTTCAAAGCAAACTATGATCGAAATAAGGATTATCCACACAGTTTTTCAACAGAGATCGATGTACAAATGGATTCTCGTGGTACAGTTACATTTACTTGTATTAATATTGCAGCTTATATGGGATTTAAGGATATTTATTTAGTTGGTGTTGATCATAATTATCACATTACTATTAATGAATCCGGTGAAACAATTGTAGATGATAACGCAAAAGATTATTTTTGTGATGACTACGATAATGATATTAAGGATATTGTTTCTCACGATATGGGACAAAACACTAGGGCATATAGAGATGCTAAAGCTGCTTGTGATAGTTTAGGAATAAATGTTTTTAATGCTACTCGTGGTGGAAAATTAGAAGTATTTGTTAGAAAAAATTTAGATGAAGTATTTAAAGAAATAGAGGATAGTAAAAAATGA